The Muricauda sp. SCSIO 65647 genome includes a region encoding these proteins:
- a CDS encoding helix-turn-helix domain-containing protein — MEEEYIKLIFGLKLKQVRGKKNLSLFGLSKLTGLSKSYLNEIEKGKKYPKTDKIALLAEKLEVPYDNLVSLKLDKNLAPVGELLRSKILKELPLHLFGIKESDLIDIVANAPTKVNAFISTIIEIAKHYDFGKESFYLAALRSYQEANQNFFPEWEAEVLKFAEAYQINLEKSVSSQELEEILIEEYGYTINNEDLIKHNELDNLRSIFVPKTKTLLIADYVDEAQRAFIYAKEIAYNYLNITERLYTFTWIKFENFDQVFNNLSASYFAGALIIPRKLLGQYLDRFLEKPKFDKTFLAKMTKRFNASPESLYQRLTNILPTDYQMENLFFLRFSHKKGTQRFDITKELHLTHQHSPHGNETDEKYCRRWASIRVLQEIEKTGAEHHMEVQISHYPNDQLSYLIFASATKDPFKKNRYRSVGIGLLINEQLRRKVRFLNDPSIVTYNVGVTCERCPILDCTERMAPPLILEQKQKDAKTEAVVKELQQKFS; from the coding sequence ATGGAAGAAGAATACATCAAGCTTATATTTGGACTGAAACTCAAGCAGGTTCGCGGCAAGAAGAACCTTTCGCTTTTTGGGCTTTCGAAGCTTACCGGACTTTCAAAGTCGTATCTGAACGAGATCGAGAAAGGCAAAAAATATCCGAAAACAGACAAAATCGCCCTTCTTGCCGAAAAACTGGAAGTGCCCTACGACAATCTGGTTTCATTGAAGTTGGATAAAAATCTGGCACCCGTCGGGGAATTGTTGCGGTCCAAAATCTTAAAGGAACTGCCCCTTCACCTTTTCGGCATCAAGGAAAGCGACCTTATTGACATTGTGGCCAATGCCCCCACCAAAGTAAATGCCTTCATCAGCACGATCATAGAGATCGCCAAGCATTATGATTTCGGAAAAGAGAGTTTTTACTTGGCGGCCCTGAGGTCATACCAAGAGGCGAACCAGAATTTTTTTCCAGAATGGGAAGCCGAGGTACTGAAGTTTGCCGAAGCCTATCAAATCAACTTAGAGAAATCGGTCTCCTCGCAAGAATTGGAGGAAATACTGATCGAAGAGTACGGTTACACCATTAACAACGAAGATCTTATCAAGCATAATGAACTTGACAATCTACGTTCCATCTTTGTACCAAAAACGAAGACGCTACTTATTGCCGATTATGTTGATGAGGCGCAGCGGGCCTTTATCTATGCCAAAGAGATCGCATATAACTATCTAAACATCACCGAACGCCTATATACGTTTACTTGGATCAAATTCGAAAACTTCGACCAAGTGTTCAACAACCTTTCCGCATCTTATTTTGCCGGGGCACTTATCATTCCAAGAAAGCTTTTGGGGCAATACCTTGACCGTTTTTTAGAGAAACCAAAATTCGATAAGACCTTTTTGGCAAAAATGACGAAACGGTTCAATGCCTCTCCTGAATCGCTCTATCAGCGATTGACAAACATTCTGCCTACCGACTATCAGATGGAAAATCTGTTTTTTCTCCGTTTTTCGCATAAAAAAGGAACCCAACGTTTCGATATCACCAAAGAATTGCACCTTACCCACCAACATTCACCGCACGGAAACGAGACCGATGAAAAATATTGTCGCCGCTGGGCCTCTATACGAGTCTTGCAGGAAATTGAAAAAACAGGGGCCGAGCATCATATGGAAGTGCAGATTTCACACTACCCCAATGATCAACTTTCGTATTTGATCTTTGCTTCGGCCACCAAAGACCCCTTTAAAAAGAATAGGTACCGAAGTGTTGGGATCGGTTTGCTCATCAACGAACAATTACGAAGAAAGGTCCGTTTTTTAAACGACCCCTCCATCGTTACCTATAATGTCGGGGTAACCTGTGAACGTTGCCCTATTTTAGACTGTACCGAACGTATGGCCCCGCCTTTGATATTGGAACAAAAACAAAAAGATGCAAAAACTGAGGCCGTTGTGAAAGAATTGCAGCAAAAATTCAGTTAA
- a CDS encoding exonuclease domain-containing protein encodes MLYTIIDIETTGNGIKGNKITEIAIFKFDGTRVVGEFTSLVNPECEIPYFITGLTGIDDDMVRNAPLFKDIADKILEMTKDCIFVAHAVNFDYGVIKEEFRQIGVDFTRKKLCTVRLSRKLVPGLHSYSLGKICSSMNIPIVDRHRAHGDAKATVTLFKLLLQRPSADQHIIAFLNARSQEATLPPLLSKEMVNDLPQLPGVYYFKNKSGTIIYVGKAINIKKRVLGHFYDKSTKEIRMCREIASIDHELSGNELLALLMESAAIKKHFPLYNSAQKRFAKSYAIFSYEDRNGLLHLAYNTLKNVHDPIQVYYNQTDCRTFLKQLCEAFSLCPKYCHLQTGNGLCTDCSDSCTKAETIETYNQKVNRAIETALQNKASYFIKEKGRTSQEDVLIAVKEGIYLGYAFIEKEAAINSIEDLEAHIVKQKNTLETESIISGYLIRKGLSNVQVLPNSPMPIQC; translated from the coding sequence GTGCTTTACACCATCATCGACATAGAGACCACCGGCAATGGTATCAAGGGCAACAAAATCACCGAAATCGCCATTTTTAAATTCGACGGTACAAGAGTGGTCGGTGAATTTACCTCTCTTGTGAACCCTGAGTGTGAAATACCCTATTTCATTACCGGTTTGACAGGTATTGACGACGATATGGTACGCAATGCGCCCCTTTTCAAGGATATTGCCGATAAAATCCTCGAAATGACCAAAGACTGTATTTTTGTGGCCCATGCGGTCAACTTTGACTATGGGGTCATCAAAGAAGAGTTTCGACAGATCGGTGTTGATTTTACACGAAAAAAACTGTGCACCGTTCGCCTTTCAAGAAAATTGGTGCCAGGGCTCCATTCGTACAGCTTGGGCAAGATCTGCTCTTCCATGAACATCCCTATTGTGGATAGGCATAGGGCCCATGGTGATGCCAAGGCCACTGTGACCCTGTTCAAGTTGCTTTTGCAAAGACCGTCTGCCGACCAACATATCATAGCTTTTTTGAATGCCAGAAGTCAAGAAGCCACGCTTCCTCCCTTGCTATCAAAAGAAATGGTCAACGACCTGCCCCAACTACCGGGCGTCTACTATTTCAAGAACAAGTCGGGAACCATTATCTATGTGGGCAAGGCCATCAATATTAAAAAAAGGGTATTGGGCCATTTTTACGATAAAAGCACCAAAGAGATACGCATGTGCCGAGAGATTGCCTCAATAGACCATGAGCTTTCGGGCAATGAACTGTTGGCCTTGCTAATGGAATCTGCAGCCATAAAAAAACATTTTCCTCTGTACAATAGCGCACAAAAGCGGTTCGCAAAATCGTACGCCATCTTCAGCTATGAAGATAGAAATGGCCTGCTTCACCTCGCCTATAATACCCTTAAAAATGTTCATGACCCCATTCAGGTATACTACAACCAAACCGATTGTCGCACCTTTCTAAAACAATTGTGCGAGGCATTCTCACTCTGCCCCAAGTACTGTCATTTACAAACCGGCAATGGTCTTTGTACAGATTGCAGTGATTCTTGTACTAAAGCGGAAACCATTGAAACCTATAACCAAAAAGTGAACCGGGCCATAGAAACCGCCCTTCAAAACAAGGCTTCGTATTTTATCAAGGAAAAGGGGCGCACATCACAAGAAGACGTGCTCATTGCCGTAAAAGAGGGCATCTACCTAGGCTATGCCTTCATCGAAAAAGAAGCGGCCATCAATTCTATCGAAGACCTCGAGGCCCATATCGTCAAACAAAAAAATACCTTGGAAACCGAGAGTATCATTTCTGGATATTTGATTCGGAAAGGACTTTCAAACGTGCAAGTACTGCCCAACAGCCCCATGCCCATTCAATGCTAA
- a CDS encoding sensor histidine kinase, translating into MVLLCDVLVDKNEVIIDSTKIIGKSKEIEKALGHLIIGYSRIYGNEQNGLAAFKNFVEVLEIGDRLEKKYISKAALIALLELFKKEVFIGSAQYQYYLDRLKLLSNDLPDEVIYALYETIFMSKGKQDLKESQGYSESFLKLDKIVQRLPSNNKLLVKYYYEKAIYGKINKDYGSALSNFRKVHSLANNVDQFEALNCVVNWQISDTYLLIRKLDSALFYIKKSENCAKSVKDNFYDLRLKSEIMAAYEDFEEAYTSLRASLDLEYSLEYKNNTLESSIETVKNKTEKLQLDNITLENQKNRMWYALGFLGVILVLGSGIAILLQKNTTKKRLLAEQEALLRQQKVENLLKEQELVSIDAMIAGQEKERQKVAGELHDDLGSLMATIKLHFDNAKVGKKDPALQNAQKLLEEAYIKIRGMAHSKNSGVMSDQGLLTAIKKMAQTITETNALEVKVEDFGMGERLENTLELSIFRMVQELVANAIKHADATKVNIQLTQHEDTLNIIVEDNGKGFDRSKLDTNHSGMGLTNTEKRVEHLGGGFTIDSIVGKGTSILIDIPI; encoded by the coding sequence ATGGTTCTACTATGTGATGTTCTGGTTGACAAAAATGAAGTTATTATCGATTCAACCAAAATCATTGGTAAAAGTAAGGAGATTGAGAAGGCATTGGGCCATTTGATCATAGGGTATTCAAGAATATATGGGAATGAACAGAATGGATTGGCGGCCTTTAAAAATTTCGTTGAGGTTTTAGAGATCGGTGATAGGTTAGAAAAAAAATATATCAGTAAAGCTGCTTTGATTGCCTTGCTTGAGCTGTTCAAGAAAGAAGTTTTTATTGGATCTGCACAATATCAGTACTATTTAGATAGGTTGAAATTACTTTCCAATGATTTACCAGATGAGGTAATATATGCCCTTTACGAGACTATTTTCATGTCAAAGGGCAAGCAAGATTTAAAAGAAAGTCAAGGGTATTCAGAGAGTTTCTTGAAGCTTGATAAGATCGTTCAAAGACTGCCTTCAAATAACAAGTTGCTGGTGAAGTATTATTATGAGAAAGCAATTTATGGAAAGATCAATAAGGATTATGGTTCAGCTTTGTCGAATTTCAGAAAAGTCCACTCCCTGGCCAATAATGTTGACCAATTTGAAGCTCTTAACTGTGTTGTGAACTGGCAGATATCAGATACCTACTTACTTATTCGAAAACTGGATAGTGCCCTATTTTATATCAAAAAATCAGAAAATTGCGCCAAAAGCGTGAAAGATAATTTCTACGATTTGAGATTGAAGTCAGAGATTATGGCAGCCTATGAAGACTTTGAAGAGGCATATACAAGCTTAAGGGCCAGTTTAGATTTGGAATATTCATTGGAATACAAAAACAATACTTTGGAATCTTCGATCGAGACGGTAAAAAATAAAACCGAAAAACTACAATTAGACAATATAACCTTGGAAAACCAGAAAAACAGAATGTGGTACGCACTGGGCTTTTTAGGTGTTATTTTGGTATTGGGAAGCGGTATCGCCATCCTTCTTCAAAAAAACACCACAAAAAAACGTTTGCTGGCTGAACAAGAGGCTCTGCTTAGGCAACAAAAAGTAGAAAACCTACTGAAAGAGCAAGAGCTGGTCAGTATCGATGCCATGATCGCCGGGCAAGAGAAAGAACGTCAAAAAGTAGCGGGTGAATTACATGATGATCTGGGCAGTTTAATGGCCACCATCAAATTGCATTTCGATAATGCCAAGGTGGGCAAGAAAGACCCGGCACTACAAAATGCACAAAAATTATTGGAAGAAGCCTATATAAAAATCCGTGGCATGGCCCATAGCAAAAACTCGGGGGTGATGAGTGACCAGGGTCTGTTGACCGCTATCAAAAAAATGGCCCAAACCATTACAGAGACCAATGCCCTAGAGGTTAAGGTTGAAGACTTTGGCATGGGAGAGCGATTAGAGAACACTTTAGAACTCTCTATTTTTAGAATGGTACAAGAATTGGTGGCCAATGCCATTAAGCATGCCGATGCGACCAAGGTCAACATACAATTGACCCAACATGAAGATACCCTCAACATAATTGTCGAAGATAACGGCAAGGGCTTTGACCGTTCAAAATTAGATACGAACCATTCTGGCATGGGCCTTACCAATACTGAAAAACGAGTGGAACATTTAGGGGGTGGCTTTACCATAGACAGTATAGTAGGCAAAGGCACCTCAATTTTAATCGATATCCCCATATGA
- a CDS encoding response regulator, with translation MITVAIAEDHQALIDGIRSYVKYEDDIKVIGHANNGEELLKLVRLKQPKVVLCDIRMPKLDGIEATKTILKELPHTKVVAFTMFDQDEAVRQMLAAGAQGYILKNSSLEVVLEAIRAVASGKTYYDKSINQPQTEKNSSRSILSAREHEILQLIAKGRTSHQIADELFIGKSTVDTHRKNMIRKLGLSGAGELLRYAVEKKYDFD, from the coding sequence ATGATTACCGTTGCCATAGCCGAAGACCACCAAGCGCTGATCGATGGTATTAGATCATATGTAAAATATGAAGATGATATCAAGGTTATCGGCCACGCCAACAATGGGGAAGAACTGCTCAAACTGGTGCGGCTCAAACAGCCCAAGGTGGTGCTTTGTGACATTCGTATGCCCAAACTCGATGGTATTGAGGCCACCAAAACCATTCTCAAAGAATTGCCCCATACCAAAGTAGTGGCATTTACCATGTTCGACCAAGATGAGGCCGTAAGGCAAATGCTGGCTGCCGGAGCCCAAGGATATATCCTTAAAAACAGTAGTTTGGAAGTGGTATTGGAAGCAATACGCGCAGTCGCTTCGGGCAAAACCTATTACGATAAAAGCATAAACCAGCCCCAAACTGAAAAGAATAGTTCAAGAAGCATATTATCTGCCCGTGAGCATGAAATTCTTCAATTGATAGCCAAAGGCCGCACCAGCCACCAAATTGCCGACGAACTTTTTATCGGCAAAAGCACTGTGGACACCCACCGGAAGAATATGATACGAAAATTGGGTCTCAGTGGGGCAGGGGAGCTATTGCGTTATGCTGTTGAGAAGAAGTATGATTTTGATTAA
- the aceA gene encoding isocitrate lyase has product MEKKEKIQALLTDWMVNPRWKGVERPYTAEEVIKLRGSYEIDYSIAKIGAEKLWGKLNSQDFVAGLGALTGNQAIQEVEAGLEAIYLSGWQVAADANLAGEMYPDQSLYPANSVPMVVKRINNALLRADQIQVVNGVERKKDYLAPIVADAEAGFGGNLNAFELMKSMIESGAAGVHFEDQLSSAKKCGHLGGKVLVPTQEAVNKLIAARLAADVMGVPTLIIARTDADAANLLTSDIDERDHKFITGERSPEGFFYVKNGLEQGIDRGLSYAPFADLIWLETSTPDLEQARKFADGIHAQYPDKMLAYNCSPSFNWAAKLSKKQMETFREELAAMGYKFQFITLAGFHALNTSMFELSKAYKERGMAGYSELQEREFALQKHGFRAVKHQGFVGTGYFDTVQNIVTSGTASTVAMKGSTETAQF; this is encoded by the coding sequence ATGGAAAAAAAGGAAAAGATTCAAGCATTGCTTACCGATTGGATGGTAAACCCCAGATGGAAAGGTGTTGAAAGGCCCTATACTGCTGAGGAAGTGATCAAACTTCGGGGCTCGTATGAGATAGACTATTCAATCGCCAAGATAGGAGCTGAAAAACTTTGGGGAAAACTCAACTCCCAAGATTTTGTGGCCGGTTTAGGAGCTTTGACGGGCAATCAGGCCATTCAAGAAGTCGAGGCCGGTCTAGAGGCGATCTACCTCAGTGGATGGCAAGTGGCCGCCGATGCCAATTTGGCGGGCGAGATGTATCCTGACCAATCGCTGTACCCGGCCAACAGTGTTCCGATGGTAGTGAAACGCATAAACAATGCGCTCTTACGTGCCGATCAAATTCAGGTCGTGAACGGCGTCGAACGCAAAAAAGATTATTTGGCGCCCATTGTGGCCGATGCAGAGGCCGGTTTTGGCGGTAATCTTAATGCCTTTGAATTGATGAAGTCCATGATCGAAAGTGGCGCAGCCGGGGTCCACTTTGAAGACCAGCTCAGTTCTGCAAAGAAATGCGGACATTTGGGCGGCAAGGTATTGGTTCCTACCCAAGAAGCGGTCAATAAATTGATAGCAGCCCGACTAGCGGCAGATGTCATGGGCGTGCCAACGCTGATCATTGCCCGTACCGATGCCGATGCAGCCAATCTTTTGACCAGCGATATCGACGAAAGAGACCATAAGTTTATAACAGGTGAACGTTCCCCAGAAGGATTCTTCTATGTGAAAAATGGATTGGAGCAGGGTATTGACCGGGGTTTGAGCTATGCACCTTTTGCTGACTTGATATGGTTGGAAACCTCTACTCCCGATTTGGAACAGGCCCGAAAGTTCGCTGACGGAATCCATGCCCAATATCCTGACAAAATGTTGGCATACAACTGTTCGCCTTCTTTTAACTGGGCGGCCAAACTTAGCAAAAAGCAAATGGAGACCTTTAGGGAAGAATTGGCGGCCATGGGCTACAAATTCCAGTTCATTACCCTTGCCGGATTTCATGCGCTCAATACCAGCATGTTTGAATTGAGCAAGGCCTACAAAGAACGGGGCATGGCCGGATATTCAGAACTACAGGAAAGGGAATTTGCACTGCAGAAGCATGGCTTTAGGGCGGTAAAGCACCAAGGTTTCGTCGGAACAGGATATTTTGATACGGTGCAGAACATTGTTACCTCTGGTACCGCGAGTACCGTGGCTATGAAAGGAAGTACAGAGACTGCCCAATTCTGA
- a CDS encoding M20/M25/M40 family metallo-hydrolase encodes MRRSYFTMLMVFILGLPSLSAQKLSRAEKRIIASVEKNNAGAISFLEKVVNINSGTLNAAGVKEVGAVFGEAFENIGFETRWIDMPAEMNRAGHLFAETRGSKGKRLLLIGHLDTVFEEDSPFQKFERVNDSIAKAPGGNDMKGGNVIVLYALKALHENGLLKNAQIIVAFTGDEESTGKPLKISRKDLIEAAKQSDIALGFETSTGFNYATVARRGASGWSLEVEGKRAHSSGVFSERVGAGAIFEMSRILHRFYTEVKGEELLTFNPGILMGGTFIDFDTKTSKGDVFGKGNVVAQKAIARGGLRFISEEQKERARNKMREIVAESLPNTSAVISFTDSYPAMEPTEGNKRLMAQLNEVSLDLGQGEVLPYDPGKRGAADVSFVAEYVDCLDGLGTMGTGAHTPEETVNLSTIEDLTKRIAILIYRLIDQ; translated from the coding sequence ATGAGACGTAGCTATTTCACCATGCTTATGGTTTTTATATTGGGATTACCATCTCTCTCTGCCCAAAAACTCTCGAGGGCAGAAAAAAGGATCATCGCTTCTGTCGAAAAAAACAATGCCGGGGCCATTTCTTTTTTAGAAAAGGTGGTGAATATCAATAGCGGTACTTTAAATGCTGCGGGTGTCAAAGAAGTGGGTGCGGTTTTCGGAGAAGCTTTCGAGAATATAGGTTTTGAAACACGATGGATAGATATGCCCGCTGAAATGAACAGGGCAGGCCATCTGTTTGCCGAGACCAGGGGAAGCAAAGGAAAAAGACTATTGCTCATTGGCCATCTTGATACGGTATTTGAAGAAGATAGTCCGTTTCAAAAATTTGAGCGCGTCAATGACAGTATAGCCAAAGCTCCTGGCGGCAATGATATGAAAGGTGGCAATGTCATCGTTCTCTATGCATTGAAAGCCCTTCATGAAAATGGCCTCTTAAAGAATGCCCAAATCATAGTTGCCTTTACCGGAGATGAGGAGAGCACGGGAAAACCACTGAAAATCAGCCGTAAAGATTTGATTGAGGCGGCCAAGCAGAGTGATATTGCCTTGGGCTTTGAGACTTCTACGGGTTTCAACTATGCCACGGTGGCGAGACGGGGTGCTTCAGGCTGGTCGTTGGAAGTTGAGGGCAAGCGTGCCCATTCTTCTGGGGTTTTCAGTGAACGGGTTGGTGCAGGTGCTATTTTTGAAATGTCGAGAATTTTGCATCGATTCTACACCGAAGTGAAGGGCGAAGAGTTGCTTACTTTCAATCCCGGAATTTTGATGGGAGGAACTTTTATAGATTTCGACACAAAAACCAGCAAGGGAGATGTCTTTGGTAAAGGAAACGTGGTCGCACAAAAAGCGATTGCAAGGGGCGGACTACGCTTTATTTCCGAGGAACAAAAAGAGAGGGCTCGAAATAAAATGCGTGAGATTGTGGCTGAAAGCCTACCCAATACCTCGGCCGTTATATCTTTTACAGACAGTTATCCCGCTATGGAGCCTACCGAAGGCAATAAAAGGTTGATGGCACAATTGAACGAGGTCAGTCTCGATTTGGGGCAAGGAGAAGTTTTGCCCTATGACCCCGGTAAAAGAGGTGCCGCCGATGTTTCGTTCGTAGCTGAATATGTCGATTGTCTAGATGGATTGGGCACTATGGGTACCGGGGCACACACCCCAGAAGAAACGGTCAATCTCAGTACTATTGAAGATTTGACAAAGAGAATCGCTATTTTGATTTACAGATTGATCGATCAGTAA
- the aceB gene encoding malate synthase A encodes MENTLLTPTNLQFSKEVTDYYPELLIEGALEFVIELHRKFNRERLLLLERRLRQQVQFDRGIMPKFPIETEETRKAEWRIRYIPEDLLDRRVEITGPVERKMVINALNSGAKTFMADFEDSNAPTWHNCLQGQQNLIDANRRTISHYDAKKDKSYQLNDEVAVLLVRPRGLHLNERHVLINGEEISGSLFDFALYVFHNTRTLMSRGSAPYFYLPKLEHYLEARWWDEVFTFAEEYLSVPIGTFKATVLIETITASFQLDEIIYELKNHIVGLNCGRWDYIFSYIKKFRNHPEFILPDRDQVTMTVPFMDAYSRLVIQRCHKRGIHAMGGMAAQIPIKNNPVANKVALEKVRLDKEREVKNGHDGTWVAHPGLVSIAREEFDKYMPKANQIDTVLRDDDHISESDLIAIPEGTITETGIRKNINVGILYLEAWLRGNGCVALYNLMEDAATAEISRTQLWQWRKFNAQLEDGRKFTDELYTRIFEEEMEKITHLVGEANMGNTQFKKAFGLFDRLVKTREFEEFLTLKAYREID; translated from the coding sequence ATGGAAAATACGTTGCTCACACCCACCAATCTTCAGTTTTCAAAAGAAGTGACCGATTACTATCCAGAATTGCTCATTGAGGGGGCACTTGAGTTTGTTATAGAACTGCACCGGAAATTCAATAGGGAACGCCTACTATTGTTGGAAAGGCGCCTGAGGCAACAGGTCCAGTTCGATAGGGGCATTATGCCCAAATTCCCTATTGAGACCGAAGAGACCCGAAAGGCTGAATGGCGCATAAGATATATTCCTGAAGATCTTCTTGACCGCAGGGTCGAGATTACGGGTCCCGTCGAACGTAAAATGGTAATCAATGCGCTGAACTCGGGTGCCAAGACGTTCATGGCCGATTTTGAGGACAGCAATGCCCCGACTTGGCATAATTGTCTTCAGGGACAGCAAAATCTTATCGATGCGAATAGGCGTACCATTTCACACTATGATGCCAAAAAAGATAAATCATATCAACTCAATGATGAAGTGGCCGTTCTTTTGGTAAGGCCTCGTGGACTTCATTTGAACGAGCGCCATGTTTTGATCAATGGGGAGGAAATCTCAGGGAGCCTTTTTGATTTTGCACTCTATGTATTTCATAACACCAGAACATTGATGAGCCGTGGTTCGGCACCCTATTTCTATTTACCCAAATTGGAGCATTATCTCGAGGCCAGATGGTGGGATGAGGTCTTCACTTTTGCAGAAGAATACTTGAGTGTTCCCATAGGCACTTTTAAGGCAACGGTTTTGATCGAGACCATTACGGCAAGTTTTCAATTGGATGAAATCATTTACGAATTGAAGAACCACATTGTAGGGCTGAACTGTGGTCGATGGGATTATATCTTTTCTTATATCAAAAAATTCAGGAACCATCCCGAATTCATTTTGCCCGATCGCGATCAGGTCACTATGACCGTACCGTTTATGGATGCCTACTCCCGATTGGTGATTCAGCGATGTCATAAACGGGGCATTCATGCCATGGGGGGCATGGCGGCCCAGATTCCGATTAAAAACAATCCGGTTGCCAACAAGGTTGCCCTCGAGAAAGTGCGTTTAGATAAAGAAAGGGAGGTCAAAAACGGTCATGACGGTACCTGGGTGGCCCACCCGGGATTGGTTTCGATCGCTAGGGAAGAGTTTGATAAATATATGCCCAAGGCCAACCAAATCGATACCGTGTTGCGTGATGACGACCATATTTCCGAATCGGATTTGATCGCTATCCCAGAGGGAACGATTACAGAAACCGGCATTCGAAAAAACATCAACGTTGGCATTCTTTATCTAGAGGCCTGGTTACGGGGCAATGGTTGTGTAGCGCTCTACAATTTGATGGAAGATGCGGCAACCGCAGAGATTTCCAGAACCCAACTGTGGCAATGGAGAAAATTCAATGCCCAATTGGAGGATGGCCGAAAATTTACCGATGAGCTCTATACCCGAATCTTTGAGGAAGAAATGGAGAAAATCACACATTTGGTAGGCGAGGCCAACATGGGCAATACCCAGTTCAAAAAAGCCTTTGGGCTTTTTGACAGGCTTGTCAAGACCCGGGAGTTCGAAGAGTTTCTTACCCTTAAAGCCTATCGCGAAATCGATTGA
- a CDS encoding aldose 1-epimerase, translating into MVELKLGKQTAGIDAGELVSYQVDGHEFIHQKGSPGWRNADTEMFPIIGPTNEAGFVVQVPRGNSILDQHGHLREMDYELVSQSETIASYRKEYEAGTPVKNSKYPEKSNRQWLMWPYSFVFEKTFSINENGLEIVFTVEGERDMPFMLGYHPAFKIHAQNPIIMADDREITLNEVLAVGSRALQVVDCESVVLKDEKELFITTEGFGHFMCWTEVKNMVCIEPITFYPYAVEQRKLHEGFEHLMEPTQFKVVLSVRP; encoded by the coding sequence ATGGTAGAGTTAAAATTGGGTAAGCAAACAGCCGGTATTGATGCCGGTGAATTGGTAAGTTACCAAGTCGATGGCCATGAATTCATCCACCAAAAGGGGAGTCCCGGTTGGCGAAACGCCGACACCGAAATGTTTCCGATCATTGGCCCGACGAACGAAGCAGGTTTTGTGGTGCAAGTACCGCGTGGCAACTCCATATTGGACCAACACGGCCATTTGCGGGAGATGGACTATGAACTGGTTTCACAATCTGAAACAATCGCATCGTATAGAAAGGAATATGAAGCGGGTACGCCCGTGAAAAATTCCAAATATCCTGAGAAATCAAACCGGCAATGGCTGATGTGGCCGTACAGCTTTGTGTTTGAGAAGACCTTTTCGATCAACGAAAATGGACTTGAGATCGTTTTTACTGTTGAAGGTGAAAGGGATATGCCCTTTATGTTGGGCTACCATCCTGCTTTTAAGATACACGCACAGAATCCAATTATTATGGCCGATGACAGAGAAATCACGTTGAATGAGGTATTGGCCGTTGGAAGTAGGGCACTTCAAGTGGTCGATTGCGAGTCGGTGGTACTAAAAGATGAAAAAGAACTTTTCATCACCACGGAAGGCTTTGGGCATTTCATGTGTTGGACAGAGGTGAAAAACATGGTCTGCATCGAACCCATTACCTTCTACCCCTATGCGGTCGAGCAACGAAAACTGCACGAAGGCTTTGAACATTTGATGGAACCCACACAATTTAAGGTTGTTTTGTCTGTTCGGCCTTAA